Genomic window (Melioribacteraceae bacterium):
CAATTGCGGCTGAAAGATTAAATAGATTAGTTGAAAATTTATTAGATATAACAAGACTGGAAAGCGGAAATCTAAAACCTAAAAAAGAATGGCACTCATTAGATGATTTAGTAAACAGCATAGTGGATAAATTTAAGATTTATAATTCCCATAAAACAATAAAGGTAGAAATTCAAAACGAACTTGGATTAATACCGATTGATTACGGTCTTATTGAGCAGGCTTTATTTAACATAATTCACAACTCTCTTGAGTACACAGATGAAAATTGTATAATAAATATTGTTTTAAGAAGAACTAAAGATAAATCAGTAATAACAATAGCTGACAACGGCAGGGGATTTCCAGAAGCAGAGATCCAAAATTTGTTTAAAAAATTCTACCGTATTCCGGGCACCAAAACGGGAGGCACGGGACTTGGGTTATCAATTGCTAAGGGTTTTATCGAAGCTCACGGAGGATCCATTTCCGCAAAAAACAAAAGCACCGGTGGAGCAGAGTTTATAATATTTTTACCAATTAGTTGAGAGTTGAGATGAAAGTTCAAGACACTATTGTAATTATTGATGATGAAGCACAAATAAGAAAAATCCTTTCAATAACTTTAGAGGCAGAAGAGTATAAAGTAATTGAGTCTTCTAAAGGAAGAGATGGCATAATCGCCGTCGCAAATTATCATCCTCAGTTAGTCATACTTGATCTTGGACTTCCCGATCAAGACGGATTAACCGTATTGTCGGAAATTAGAACATGGTCAAGTGTGCCAATTATTGTTTTGTCGGTTCGAAGCAGGGAAGAAGTAATTGTGAAAGCCCTTGATCTTGGAGCAGATGATTATGTAACAAAGCCATTTAATACTTTTGAACTGCTTGCTAGAATTAGGGCAAGTTTACGGAGGGCGCATCAAATCAACAACAGCCATGTAATCAATAACGGAAATCTTAAAATTGATTTATCGCAAAGAATAGTTTATAATAAAAATGAGGAAGTAAAATTGACAAATACAGAATATCTTCTACTTATGCTATTTTTTAAAAATATGGGAAAAGTTTTAACATATAATTTTGTGTTAAAAGAAATATGGGGACCCTCACACACGGAGGATTCTCAATATTTGAGAGTCTTTATTGGGCAAATAAGGAAAAAAATTGAGGAAGATGCCGCGCATCCCAAATACATAATTACCGAATCGGGAGTTGGTTACAGAATGAAGCTGCAAGAAAGTTAATGCAGTAAATTTCAACTTTTTGATAAGGCACATCTTATAAAATCAATCTCATCATTATTCACAGTATGCCCCATTCCATTATATATTCTTTTTTCAACTTTTGCGTTTAGTGAAAGAAAAATTTGTTCTGTCTCATTAATTCGTTGAAGGGGAATGTGGGGGTCTATATCGCTGCAACCTAGGAATATCTCGGTTCCTTGCAAATCGCCATAATAATTTATTAGTTCAGATCGATCACCAATTAATCCACCGCTCAAACCAAAAACTGCCGCAACTTTTTTTGGAAAACGAGCCGCATATTCCAAACTCAAACAAGCCCCTTGGGAAAAACCCAATAAGAAAATTTTATCCGAAGTAAAACCATATTCACTCAATTGATTAGCTATTGAATCAATCACTGATAAACCCGATGATCTTCCCGGTTCATTCATTTTTACAGGAGAAAGAAAACTGTATGGATACCATGAATAATCACTGGCTTGTGGAGCAATGTAGACAATTCCATCAACATTTAATTCATCGACCAACGATAAAATATTTTGGGCAGTAGAGCCACGCCCATGAATCATTATCATTACAGCTTTTGCATGTTCCAGCGTTGTTCCGGAATAAACAAAGGGATGTGCGTTATGCGGTGCAATTATATTTGTAAGATTCATCATTCTATAGTAATAAAAATTGATCTTCGTAATTTTTTATCAATGCTTTTAGTTTTGTGTCCTCGACCAAAAGTATCTTCAACAAGTAAAATATCTCCCGCGCTAAATCTTCTTTTTTCTCCAAGCCCCGTTTCAATTTCAATTTCACCATCAAGCAAAACTATAAATTGTTTTTGCGGAGCCGGATGGAAATCATAATTATAATCGCCGTCTGTTTCTCGAAAGATTAATTCTTTAACGGCAATTTTTTCAGAAAGTCTTCCAATCTCACCTTCATCGAATAAATCATAATCCAGAACCTCAAAATGAGCTTCTCTATCTTCGCCGGTAAATAATCGGGTTACTTTCATTTCCGTACAACTTCTTTTGTAATTAAAGGATAGAGTCGTGATTCAATAATATCTCTTTTGCTTTCGTACCAATTGGGCAATTTTAGTTCTGTACCAAGTGAATGTAAATCTTCATCAATAAGAAAACCGGGTTCATCTGTAGCAATCTCAAATAAAATTCCTCCCGGTTCTCTAAAATAAATTGAACGAAAATAATTTCTATCTCTCTGTTCTGTTGGATACAGCCCAGTCTCAATTATTTTATTTCGCCAGTTGTTTTGAGTCTCATCATTCGCGGTTCGCCATGCAATATGATGAACAGTTCCAGCGCCATTTTGCGGGGGACCAATTTGCAGATTTGTCTTCAAATCAATAAAAGATAAAGAAGACCCGTCTCCGGTTGAGTATCTTTTAATATTATTAATTGATTCAATAAACTTAAAGCCAAGCACATTAGAGAGAAGAGTTTCTGTTTCGGTAGAATCATTTAATAAAAATTCTACACCAAAAAAGTTGCGAATTGAATGCTCTGCTTGAATATCTCCATTGTTCCATCCGGGAATTGAATCAGCAATTGGGTCGGCGACTAATTCTACCAGCATACCATCAGGATCAAGGAAAGATAGATATGGATAACCAAAATGAACTGATGGACTGTTAAATGAAACAGCTAGTGCTGATAATCTATCAACCCAATAATCCAACGAATTAGCAGGTATACGAAATGAAATCTTTGAAATTTCTCCGATACCCCGTTTTCCTCGTCGTGCATCAGGAAACGGGAAAAATGTTAATATTGTACCGGGGGTTCCAGTTTCATCACCATAGTAAAAATGGTACACGTCAGGTGCGTCAAAGTTTACGGTTTTTTTTATAAATCGCAGACCAAGTATATGTGTATAAAAGTCGTAATTGGTTTGTGGATTTCCCGCCATCGCTGTTATGTGATGTATTCCTGTAATATTATTTTCCATCTGAGTTCCTTTCATCTAACCGCGGAGTTTATCTAATAAATCATTTAGCGTTTTTGTTTCTTGTTCACTAAGCTTGACTAAATTATTATCAAACTCTTCATTGTGCTCATCAATTTTTTTAAGTAGTGATAATCCCTCGGGAGTTATTTTAACTTCCACTCTTCTTCTATCTTCCATACAAATTTTTCTATCAACTAAACCTTTTGAAATTAGCCGGTCTACCAGTCGGGAAGCGTCGCTCATTTTATCAAGCATCCTTTCTTTTAGTAGATTAACCGATGCGGGATTTGGGTGCTGACCCCTCAATATTCTTAATATATTATATTGCGCTCCGGTTACTTTGTATTTTTTTAGCAGACTGTTTTGATATTCAATAAGCCAGCCGTGAGTAAAAATTATATTCACGGCAAGCTTATGATATTCATTTCTAAATTTTTTCTGTTGAATTTCGTCTTCTAATTTCATTATGATTTTTTAAGTTGAAGATCAATTTTAAGAGTGACTTCTTTACCAACAACTAATCCACCCGTTTCAACAGTATTATTCCACTTCAAGTTGTAATCAAATCTGTTGATCTCGCCCGAAATTTTAAAACCGGCTTTCGTATTTCCCCAAGGATCTTTAACCATACCATTAAAACGAACATCCAATTCAACTTGTTTTGTTACATCTCGGATTGTTAAATCTCCAACCAGTTTATAATTTTTATCATTTACCTTTTTCATCGATTTACTTTTAAAAGTCATTTGGGGAAATTTTTCGGCGTTAAAGAAATCATCTGAACGGAGGTGCTTGTCGCGACCCTCATTTTCGGTTGAAATGCTTGCGGTATTTATTGTGAAGTCAATTTTGGCCGTGGAAAAATCGTCGCCATTAGTAGTAATAGAACCACTATAATCTTTAAATAGCCCATCAACATCGGTAATAACAAGGTGAGAAACGCTAAATCCTACTTTGGAGTGTGATTTATCTAATTCCCATTTGGTCTGGGCAATTGAAACTGCTGTCATTAAAAGCAGTAAAGAAAAGATTTTTATTGTGCGCATTTTATGTCTCCTTTTGGTTTGGTTTTTGTGTTTTTAACTTTAATATATGTTGTAACATATATTATTATATAGAAAGTTCCCCAAAGCCAAAATATATTATCGATATTTTCCCAAAAGACCAATTTCAGGACACTGATTGCACTCAAACTGAAGGGTTATGTGATGAATTCCAAATTTATGGTGTAGTTGTTCTTCTATTTTTTTTCTCAGGATGTCGCTCTGACTAATCTGCATATCTTTAACATTTACATGAGCCTCAAGATGGATATCGTTATCCCCAACCATCCAAAGATGTATATGGTGAATATCATCAACCTCAGAAAATTTAACTACTTCCTGTTGAATATCATCTATAGATACATTTAATGGCGCACCCTCCATCAACACGTGAACAGCTTCTTTAAGAATGATATAGCTTTCTCTTATTATATATAAACCAATTACTATTGTTAATAGGGGATCGATCCAATTAATGTTCCAAACAGCAATTGCAATTGCTCCCATAATTATTGCAACGGAAGAAATTGAATCACTCAACAAGTGAAGGTAGGAGGAGCGGATGTTAATATTATTGGCGGCATCCTTTTTTAATAATAAGGTTCCAATTATGTTGGCAACAAGACCAACAACCGCAACAATGGTCATTGATTGATATTCAATTTCTACCGGATCATAAAAGCGAAGAAGTGCCAAATAAAAAAGATAAACATATATCACAATTAACACAGAGGCGTTAATTAACGCGGCTAAAATTTCCGCCCGTTTCAAACCGAAAGTATGTTTAAAGGAGGTTTCTTTACTTTTTAATTTAATTGCTATATAGGTTAGTACGACCGAAACGGCATCACTAAAATTATGAAGCGCATCAGTTATTAAAGATAAACTTCCCGAAATTATTCCCCCAATAATCTGAACTGCCGTAATAACAAGATTGAGCGCAATTGTTATAAACAGTCGCCCAGTTGTGGTATTTAATGAAATATTATGATGGTGATGTGAATGTTTCCCGCTCATTAATTCTTTATCTCTTTCAAATTTCATAAATTTGCCCATGTGTAGCAAAAATCTGAATAGGGAAGATGAAAAACAAATTTTATACTCAGTTTGATACAGAAAGACTAAAAAAAAATTCAAGGGATGATGATTACCGCACCCCATTTCAAATTGATAGGGATAGAATAATACATTCATCGGAATTCCGCAGGCTACAGGGGAAGACACAAGTTTTTCTCCCCGGTGAATATGATTTCTACAGAACTCGATTAACTCATTCAATTGAAGTTGCACAAATAGGAAGATCAATATCGACGTTTCTATATTCGAAGGAAAAAGAAATTCTAAATAAAGAATATTTTATTGATGAGGATCTGGTTGAATCTATTTGTCTTGCGCACGATTTGGGGCATCCGCCATTTGGGCATGCCGGAGAAAGAAAGTTAAATGAGTTAATGAAAAAATATGGAGGATTTGAGGGAAACGCTCAAACTCTTCGATTGATAGCTGATATTTTTTATAGAGAAAATGATCATCACCGTGGAATGAATCCCACAAGAGCATTTCTTGATGGTATTCTCAAATACAAAGCCACGTTTAGTGAATTTAAAAAGCCGGAAAATCATTTTATTTATGATGAACAAAAACAATATATAACTTTTGTGTTTAGCGGTTTGAAAATTCCCAAAATAATTTCACATCCCTCAAAAATTAATTCGTTTAGAAGTATTGAATGCCAAATAATGGATTGGGCAGATGATACGGCTTACGCTATTAATGACTTAGTAGATTCAATATCGGGCGGGTTCATCACAATTCCAAAACTAATTCAATGGAAAGAAGAAAAAGCAGAAACCGAGTTTCAAAAACATATCATTGATGAAATAATTGAATGGATTACGAAATCCGTATTTAAAAAGAAGTTTGGTGCCCAAATCGGATCATTTATAAGCGCTTGCGGTCTCCATGAAGAAAAAAACTTTATGAGCGGAATAACAAACAGATACAAATATTCTCTTACTATTAATGATGATGTATTGGAGAGAGCCAAAGTTTATAAAACTATTTCGGTGGATCTTGTTTTTAGATCATCACAGCTTCATCAAATTGAATACAAAGGAAACCTGATGATAGAGCAGTTATTCAATTTGTTTTTTACGAACTATATTAAATCCGCAAAAGGGATTAAGCTTTTACCCGACTTCAATGATCAAATATTAACTTCAGAAAAAACAACAAAAAGAAGAGCGCGGTTAATTTGCGATTATATTGCCGGCGCAACCGATGGCTACGCAATGCGACTGTACCGTCGAATGTTTGATCCCGACTACAGCTCAATATCTGATCTGGTATGAGTTAATAATGAATTATAATGTTCAAATAGATAGCGAACAGCGATATAACAGACTCCTCGAACATTTAACCGACTATATTTATACTGTAAAAGTATATGACGGTAAAGTCCTCGAAACGTATCATGGCCCCGGATGTATTTCGGTAACAGGATATAATTCGGAAGCATATCTAATTGATCCGGAATTGTGGTACAGAATGGTTCACGAGGATGATAAACCAAAAGTATTGCAATTATCAAAAGATGCGCTTTCAGGAATTAAAGTAGAACCGCTCGAACACAGGATTATTCATCGAGATGGCTCAACAAGATGGGTTAAAAATACAATTGTGCTTTCATTCAATGCTGAGGGATATCTCACCTCATATGATGGCCTTATAAAAGATATTACTGATTTAAAGTTAGCAGAGGAATTAAATGCCCTAAAGCAAAAGGAATTAATTCAGGCTGATAAAATGGTTGCGCTTGGAACTATGGTTAGCGGTATTGCGCACGAAATTAATAATCCCAATAATTTTATAATGCTTAATATTGTTTTTATACAGAAAGTATTAGCCGATATCGAACCAATACTTGATGAATACTTCAAAGATCAAGGGGATCTTTTAGTTGGGGGAATTCCATTTGAAAAAGCAAAAGAAAAAATAGCTCGCTCGCTTAAAGGCACCCTTGAAGGAGCTCAAAGAATTCAAAAAATTACAAGAAGTCTAACTGATTTTGCCCGTAAAGATCCCGGTGAATTAAATAACGATGTTGACATAATTGCCGTTACCGAAATATCAACTACAATTACAGAAAACCTTATAAAAAAATCCACAGATAACTTTAGAGTTATTTACGAAAAAGATTTACCTCTAATTAAGGGTAATAAACAACAGTTAGAACAGGTACTAATTAATCTTATAAATAATGCATGTCAATCCCTTTCCGATAAAAAGAAAAAAATTACAATAAGTATTTTTACGCATCCTGAAAAAAATAATTTAGTAATTCAAATTAGTGACGAAGGCGTTGGAATTGATGATGAGAATCTGAAATATATATTTGATCCCTTCTATACAACAAAACGAAATTCGGGTGGAACGGGACTAGGACTTTATATTTCATACAATATTATTAAAAGTCATGGCGGCGAGCTATCTATTAAAAGTGAAAAGGGAAAAGGAACCACATGCGAAATAATATTACCGTTAAAAAAATGAGGTAATCGTTATGGGAGGAGCTGTGTACCCCGAATATCCAGTTTTATTAGTTGATGATGAACAACAATTTATTTTTAGTGCTGAAACATCTCTGATAAGCAATGGAATCAATAATATAAACTATACAACCGACAGCAGGGAAGTAATAACAATTTTATCGCAGAATGAACACTCTTTAGTTGTGATGGATATGAACATGCCCCACATTACTGGAGCAGAATTATTGCCTCAAATAATCGAAAAATTTCCAGACATGCCCGTAATAATTCTTACTGCAGTTAACGATATTGAAAACGCGGTTAATTGTATAAAAGCAGGGGCATTTAATTACATTCTCAAACCCGTTGATGATAGTCGGTTGATCTCTACAATTAAAGGGGCAATTGATATTAAAAATATACGACAGGAAAATAAGCGCCTAAAAGATTATCTGCTGACCGATAAACTGCACAATCCCGAAGCATTCTCAACTATAATTACGAAAAGCGGTTCAATGCGCTCTATCTTTAAATACATTGAGGCAATAGAAAAATCACCTCTTCCGGTTCTTGTAACGGGAGAAACCGGAGTTGGTAAAGAATTAATTGCTCACGCTATTCATAAAACCAGTGGAAGAAGGGGAGAGCTTGTTTCATTGAATGTTGCCGGAGTTGACGATAATCTCTTTTCTGATACTTTGTTCGGACACAAAAAAGGAGCATATACCGGAGCCGATACCGATAGAAAAGGATTGATTGAACAGGCTGAAAAGGGAACTCTATTTTTAGATGAGATAGGTGATTTGGCTATCGAATCTCAAGTCAAATTATTGAGACTAATTCAGGATGGCAAGTATTATCCACTTGGTTCCGATTTGGCAAAATTAGCTGATGTGCGTATTGTATGCGCGACCAATGTTGATATAAATTTTATGAAAGAGAGCAGAAGTTTTAGAAAGGATCTCTATTACCGACTTCAAACTCATCATATACATATACCACCATTACGTGAAAGAAAAAAAGATATCTCATTATTAATAAATCATTTTATAGAAAAAGCTGCCGCACAGCTACAGAAACCAAAGCCGACTGTACCTAAAGAACTATATACTCTTCTTTCGACATATAACTTTCCGGGAAATATTCGAGAATTAGAGGGAATTATTTTTGATGCGGTTAGTGTTCATTCTTCCGGGATTATGTCTCTTGATCAAATTAAAGAGAAAATTTTTTATAAAAATAGAAACCGGGACCTTTTTTCTGATTCTGAATTGGGGGAGGAATTAATTTCATTTTCAGAAAATCTGCCCACGCTAAAGGAAATTGAAGAAGCTCTAATAAAGGAAGCATTAAATCGCGCGGATGGAAATCAAACAATTGCTGCGGAATTATTGGGAATTAGCAGGAGAGCTCTGAACAACAGACTCCATAGAAAAAAAGATGAAGTTGAATGAGCAATGTAAGTTTTAAATTGAGAGATGATACAAGAGTATAAAATATATTTTTGAAAGAAAGCAACATTATAAGCATGTCCCAATTCTCAAAAGTGTAACAACTACACCCAAAACCGCCACAATACTTCACAAACTTAAGATATATGAGAATTTTTGTGGCACCCCAATTTTAATGTTAATAATCAAATCGTTCTATTTTCAAACAAAATGAAGTTGGCACTTCATTTGTTTAATATGAGACGATCATAATAACAAACAGAAAGGTGATGGTTATGAAATTGAACAAATTATTTATATTAAGCGTGATGTTGATAACATTGGTTAGCGTAAACATCTACGCATTAAACCCAGAAAGAGTGACTTCTCTCAACAAGAATTTTGGCAGCAATATAGTTGCTTCCTTGAATAGCGAAAATAAGGGAGTTGTTGAAGCTTCTATCTTAATTTTAATGAGCGCTAAAAAATATTATCCTGAACTAAATTTAACAAAAGCAGTAAATAAAATTTCGGAACTATCTCAAGAATCAAAAAACTTAACCATACGTTATAAAGCTCAACTAGCTTTAATGTATGTTAATTTTCCAGAACTGTTTTCGGATTTGGACTTCAGAGATAATGAAAACCCGGATAAGTATTACTTATTAATAAACGAAAGATTGGTAAAAAACTCATTGGCCTCCTATTAATGAGTTAGGCCCTGCTTGCCCCGAAGCAGGGCTTTTCTTTTTTTAACACAATCCAAATTAATTCCCTCTTGTCTAATAGCACAACTTCTTTATTTTTAGGTTAATAATTTTTTGAGGAAGTTTATGAACATAAGCAAGAAACTGACCTGTTTGTTAGCAGTATTATTCTTTTCTTTTACCGCCAATATTGCACAAGATTTAACCTCCGCGGAGTATTCCAAATTATTCAGAACCCCTGATCCCCAAGAAAGGATTGACCTTTTAAATAAGTTTAGAGCTGATTATCCAACAAGTTCATTTTTTTCGAACTCATTATCTCAAACGTTTAGCGCATATGTTCAACTTGGAAATGCCGACTCTGCTTTAATTTATGCACACAAATATATTTTAACTGTACCGGAAGTTTCGAAAGAAGCGCCCTACTCAAATTTTGCATTCCAGTTGGCCGAAAAGGGGATTGCTTTAGATAGCGCCGAATCATTCGTGAACAGAGCGGTTCAGCTTGCCAGAAAGAATAATTCAAGAAGGCTCAATGCTATTTTAAATACACAAGCTTCCGTTCTTTTCAAACGGGGAAAAGTTAAAGAGGCTGTAACTGTTCAAGAGGAAGCCCTTGCCGGGAATGATTCAAATCCCGAATATTTGATGAATTATGGCATCTATCTTTTTGAATTGGGGAATAAAGAGGAAGCGGTTAAAAATATGGGGTTCTCTGCTCTTTTTGGTAGAAATCCAAAATCAATAGAATATTTAAATAACTGGCTTACAGATCAAAACGAGCGAACAAAAGTTGCAGATCAAACAGCAAATAATTTCTTTGCCGCCGGAGAAACGCCGGTAATGAAATCAATAGCCGCTGCTTTTTTTGCTTCATTAAAAGTAAATCTTGATAAAGCTCTCAAACTAGCCAGTGAAGCATCTTCGGTGTTAAATGATGAATCATCTGCCGATGAAATAGTAATGATAAAGCAAAATCTTGCGCTGGTATATTTTGCTAAGGATAAATTCAACGAATCGCTAGAAGAACTAAAAAAAGCCGAAAAATTTACCGCCCCCTTCAATTCAGATTTCTATCTGCTAAAAGGAAAAATTTATCAAAAAATGAATAATGATGAGGAAGCGCTGAAATCATATTTAACAGGAAATTTATTTGGTGGTAATTTTGAGGTTGCTGAAGCAATCAAAACAATTTCACAAAAATTAAATTTAACCCAAGTTCAATTAGATGAAAAATCAGAGGCAATTAAAACTGAATTTAGAAATTTTGAATTTGAGGGACACTTTAAAACCGAGAGCAAAAAAGTAGTTGTTGCGGAATTATTTACAGGAGCGGAATGTCCTCCATGTGTTGCCGCTGATGAAGCTTTCGATAAACTCGCCGAGCATTACTCAAAGGAAAATTTATTAATTCTTGAGTATCATCTTCATATTCCGGGGCCCGATCCAATGACTAACCCAGATACATTTAGTAAATATCAATTTTACGGAGCAAATTTTGGAACGCCAACCGTATTTATTGAGGGAGTAGAAAAACTTGTCGGGGGCGGTCCCGATTTTGTGGCTTCGAGCAGAGCAAATATTTATCAGCATTCAATTAATAAATATTACAAGGAAAATCCCAAACTTCAAATTTCTGGAAAGACAACCACAAAAGAGGATATAATAAACATAGACGTAACACTTAAATCAGAAAATCAAATTGAAAATAGCATTGTGCAGATTGCTTTGTTGGAAAAATCGGTTGATTATACCGGAGCTAACGGAGTAAGCAAACATATTTATGTGGTTCGCAGTTTAATTAATGGTGCTGAGGGAGTGTTGTTAAATTTAGAGAAAGGAAGCCAAACAATCAGTCAAATAATAGATGTTTATGAGATTGAAAGAAGAATTAAGGAATATCTTGATAATCCGGAAAATCATCCTTCGTGGAGAAAGGGAACTAAATTTACGGGATGGAGAGCACGCCCTGATAATATTAACCGCACAAATTTGGGTATTGCTGTATATGTCCAAGATGTAACTTCTAAAAAAATTATACAGGCAAAGTATTTTGATATTAAATAAGAGAAATAATTAAAATGAAATACAGATCTAAATTAATAATTGTAGTTGGGTTTCTCTTGATTACCCGATATGTGAGCGCCCAGATGCTCTCTTCAAAAGATGTATTAGATATCAGCGCAGAATTAATTAATACAGATCCGGTAGTAATTGAGTTGAAACTTGATATTAAAGAGAGATGGCATATAAATTCTAATAAACCCCTTGATGAGTTTTTAACACCGACATTTGTATCAATTAAAGATAGCACGCTTTTTTCGGAAGTAACTATTGAATACCCCGCCCCCGATATTTTAAAGTTAGAATTTTCTGAAACAGAACTTGCTCTTTTTCATGATATAACAGTAATTAAAATAATATTGAGTCCTAAAGGGAATTTTAATAAGAATAATTTTACTATTGAGGGTGAAGTTTCTTATCAGCCATGTAACGATCAAACATGTCTTTTTCCTACAAAGAAAAACTTTTCTGTTACTTATAAAAAAGAGGTTGAGGAGTAGATAATTTGCTTACTGTCGTGGAGTGGTCCTCGACAGTAAGGAATTTTGTTTGATTTTAAACTGAGTTTCTTCATTTTGCAAATAGATTTGTCCACGTTATTCAATTAGCTTTTAGTCGGCGATTTAATATTAATTATAGATAGATTATATATTTACAAAATGAAGAATCGGTTGGTTTATTTTATCAATTCTATTCTTATTCTAATCTGTTTATTTGGAATTTATCAGGTTTATGAAAAGGCGGGGATTCCTGTAAAATTCAAAGATAATAAACTAATAATCGAACAAATTTTCTCGAGCAACTCAACTCTTCAGAGAAGTGACAGCATAGTCTCGGTTAATAATTATCCAATTAATTCTCAAGAAGAATTGGAATTTATTCTCGATTCAAAATCGAAAAAGGATAGCGTTCTATTAACTATTAAAAGAAACTATCGTTTAATAAGTTTAACAGAGGGACTGGTTCAATTCTATTCAACAATCTATCTTGTGATGCAGCTTTTTGCATCGCTAGTATTTATTTCACTAGCGTTATTTGTTTATGTAAAAAGAAAAGAAGATCCTGGCGCCCAAATGTTCAATTGGATTTTTATGTTTTCCTCAATTATCATTTGCACTACTTGGGGAAGATATACAATTGACCCGCACGGAGTAGGACATTTTATTAGGAGTGTGTTCGGATTATCTTATTCTCTTACCGGAGTGATGTTTTTACACTTTACACTAATATTTCCATCCAAAAAAAATAGATGGAATCGCGGGCTTCCTTATTTATACGCGGCGGCAATTATATTGACTTTAATCAGCGCGACCTA
Coding sequences:
- a CDS encoding response regulator, with the translated sequence MKVQDTIVIIDDEAQIRKILSITLEAEEYKVIESSKGRDGIIAVANYHPQLVILDLGLPDQDGLTVLSEIRTWSSVPIIVLSVRSREEVIVKALDLGADDYVTKPFNTFELLARIRASLRRAHQINNSHVINNGNLKIDLSQRIVYNKNEEVKLTNTEYLLLMLFFKNMGKVLTYNFVLKEIWGPSHTEDSQYLRVFIGQIRKKIEEDAAHPKYIITESGVGYRMKLQES
- a CDS encoding alpha/beta fold hydrolase, encoding MMNLTNIIAPHNAHPFVYSGTTLEHAKAVMIMIHGRGSTAQNILSLVDELNVDGIVYIAPQASDYSWYPYSFLSPVKMNEPGRSSGLSVIDSIANQLSEYGFTSDKIFLLGFSQGACLSLEYAARFPKKVAAVFGLSGGLIGDRSELINYYGDLQGTEIFLGCSDIDPHIPLQRINETEQIFLSLNAKVEKRIYNGMGHTVNNDEIDFIRCALSKS
- a CDS encoding ring-cleaving dioxygenase, yielding MENNITGIHHITAMAGNPQTNYDFYTHILGLRFIKKTVNFDAPDVYHFYYGDETGTPGTILTFFPFPDARRGKRGIGEISKISFRIPANSLDYWVDRLSALAVSFNSPSVHFGYPYLSFLDPDGMLVELVADPIADSIPGWNNGDIQAEHSIRNFFGVEFLLNDSTETETLLSNVLGFKFIESINNIKRYSTGDGSSLSFIDLKTNLQIGPPQNGAGTVHHIAWRTANDETQNNWRNKIIETGLYPTEQRDRNYFRSIYFREPGGILFEIATDEPGFLIDEDLHSLGTELKLPNWYESKRDIIESRLYPLITKEVVRK
- a CDS encoding MarR family transcriptional regulator, with the translated sequence MKLEDEIQQKKFRNEYHKLAVNIIFTHGWLIEYQNSLLKKYKVTGAQYNILRILRGQHPNPASVNLLKERMLDKMSDASRLVDRLISKGLVDRKICMEDRRRVEVKITPEGLSLLKKIDEHNEEFDNNLVKLSEQETKTLNDLLDKLRG
- a CDS encoding YceI family protein, encoding MRTIKIFSLLLLMTAVSIAQTKWELDKSHSKVGFSVSHLVITDVDGLFKDYSGSITTNGDDFSTAKIDFTINTASISTENEGRDKHLRSDDFFNAEKFPQMTFKSKSMKKVNDKNYKLVGDLTIRDVTKQVELDVRFNGMVKDPWGNTKAGFKISGEINRFDYNLKWNNTVETGGLVVGKEVTLKIDLQLKKS
- a CDS encoding cation transporter — translated: MSGKHSHHHHNISLNTTTGRLFITIALNLVITAVQIIGGIISGSLSLITDALHNFSDAVSVVLTYIAIKLKSKETSFKHTFGLKRAEILAALINASVLIVIYVYLFYLALLRFYDPVEIEYQSMTIVAVVGLVANIIGTLLLKKDAANNINIRSSYLHLLSDSISSVAIIMGAIAIAVWNINWIDPLLTIVIGLYIIRESYIILKEAVHVLMEGAPLNVSIDDIQQEVVKFSEVDDIHHIHLWMVGDNDIHLEAHVNVKDMQISQSDILRKKIEEQLHHKFGIHHITLQFECNQCPEIGLLGKYR
- the dgt gene encoding dNTP triphosphohydrolase, encoding MKNKFYTQFDTERLKKNSRDDDYRTPFQIDRDRIIHSSEFRRLQGKTQVFLPGEYDFYRTRLTHSIEVAQIGRSISTFLYSKEKEILNKEYFIDEDLVESICLAHDLGHPPFGHAGERKLNELMKKYGGFEGNAQTLRLIADIFYRENDHHRGMNPTRAFLDGILKYKATFSEFKKPENHFIYDEQKQYITFVFSGLKIPKIISHPSKINSFRSIECQIMDWADDTAYAINDLVDSISGGFITIPKLIQWKEEKAETEFQKHIIDEIIEWITKSVFKKKFGAQIGSFISACGLHEEKNFMSGITNRYKYSLTINDDVLERAKVYKTISVDLVFRSSQLHQIEYKGNLMIEQLFNLFFTNYIKSAKGIKLLPDFNDQILTSEKTTKRRARLICDYIAGATDGYAMRLYRRMFDPDYSSISDLV
- a CDS encoding PAS domain-containing protein, whose amino-acid sequence is MNYNVQIDSEQRYNRLLEHLTDYIYTVKVYDGKVLETYHGPGCISVTGYNSEAYLIDPELWYRMVHEDDKPKVLQLSKDALSGIKVEPLEHRIIHRDGSTRWVKNTIVLSFNAEGYLTSYDGLIKDITDLKLAEELNALKQKELIQADKMVALGTMVSGIAHEINNPNNFIMLNIVFIQKVLADIEPILDEYFKDQGDLLVGGIPFEKAKEKIARSLKGTLEGAQRIQKITRSLTDFARKDPGELNNDVDIIAVTEISTTITENLIKKSTDNFRVIYEKDLPLIKGNKQQLEQVLINLINNACQSLSDKKKKITISIFTHPEKNNLVIQISDEGVGIDDENLKYIFDPFYTTKRNSGGTGLGLYISYNIIKSHGGELSIKSEKGKGTTCEIILPLKK